In Strix uralensis isolate ZFMK-TIS-50842 chromosome 10, bStrUra1, whole genome shotgun sequence, a single window of DNA contains:
- the LOC141947980 gene encoding uncharacterized protein LOC141947980, giving the protein MPGELPPREGSSSPRAALSCFPGTVTGRRGAHSPPEQQDSTAKGCLTSSGAPSAERAGRGGKCRASNGLGGVPGRGGPSPGRGGGCPSPGGRAPAGESRARPWPGRRGRQTLAGRVLGDRAGPAAAAPAVGRGVRGRGVGGGGVTPGSNEAALLPQGGEHSACRGGDGHPCIWGAPGAGQGDCASPEVTRGELQGAAGHGEETGGDREKPGGTRGDEAGAGEPQQDFGGPKGTQQHWRKMGAPQQGLRGTSGDFGHLRRTPRDSREPEGEHVGSGGHWVPAGQHMGAPRHIGDPGVTGGDPKRNGQDQGDHRAQQGDPGEAGGHSGGDPGGYWEPRRCQRAFGGPWADPRGHVGGSRADAGGHWGSRGHRGQRDRLGGLC; this is encoded by the coding sequence ATGCCGGGGGAGCTGCCCCCCAGGGAGGGGAGCTCGTCCCCTCGGGCAGCTCTGTCCTGTTTTCCGGGCACTGTCACGGGGCGGCGAGGAGCTCACAGccccccagagcagcaggacagcacAGCCAAGGGCTGCCTGACCTCCTCGGGTGCCCCATCTGCAgagcgggcgggcagggggggcaaGTGCCGGGCGTCAAACGGCCTCGGGGGGGTCCCAGGGCGAGGAGGGCCTAGTcccgggaggggtggggggtgtcccagtCCCGGGGGAAGGGCCCCGGCCGGGGAATCCCGCGCCCGCCCCTGGCCCGGGCGACGCGGGCGCCAGACCCTGGCGGGGCGTGTCCTGGGTGACCGGGCGGGGCCCGCAGCGGCCGCTCCTGCGGTTGGACGGGGCGtccgggggaggggggtgggggggggtggcgtGACACCAGGTAGTAACGAAGCGGCTTTATTGCCGCAGGGCGGTGAGCACAGTGCCTgccgggggggggacggacacccATGCATTTGGGGGGCccctggagctgggcagggggactGTGCCTCCCCTGAGGTGACACGGGGGGAGTTGCAGGGAGCGGCGGGACACGGGGAGGAGACTGGGGGAGACCGGGAGAAACCTGGGGGAACCCGAGGGGATGAAGCAGGAGCGGGGGAGCCCCAGCAAGATTTTGGGGGCCCCAAGGGGACCCAGCAGCACTGGAGGAAGATGGGGGCACCCCAGCAGGGACTCAGGGGGACCTCCGGGGACTTTGGGCACCTCAGGCGGACTCCAAGGGACAGTAGGGAGCCCGAAGGGGAACACGTGGGATCAGGGGGACACTGGGTCCCAGCGGGGCAGCACATGGGGGCCCCCCGACACATTGGGGACCCCGGGGTGACTGGTGGGGACCCCAAGAGGAATGGGCAGGACCAGGGAGACCACAGGGCACAGCAGGGTGACCCGGGGGAAGCTGGAGGACACTCTGGGGGTGACCCAGGGGGATACTGGGAACCCCGGAGGTGCCAGAGAGCTTTTGGGGGACCCTGGGCTGACCCGAGAGGACATGTGGGGGGATCCAGGGCTGACgcagggggacactggggatcACGGGGGCACAGGGGACAACGGGACAGGTTGGGGGGGCTTTGTTAG